In Trichoplusia ni isolate ovarian cell line Hi5 chromosome 2, tn1, whole genome shotgun sequence, the DNA window ACCTTACATCCATCAAAAGTTTAACTAgcgctgtaaaaaaaaatcttttattaaaacgCACATGTCCTTAATGGAATATTCGACATCATTCCTTATACCTATTTAAAGCAATGCTACTCTTATTTACTCAGTTTTAGCTAAACTTACGTGGGTAACATTTGATCCTCCCACGTGGAATATCATCGCATGTAAGGAGCTGTTTTtgaaacttcttaaaaaaacacttggATAACACCATTTCGTTTTTCAGGATCCACTTCACTCTTATTCTTATAAACATTGCTGATAATTCACTCCTGACCCGAAATGCTATATTCCGATTTAATTCAAGCATTATTCGCGCTCACTCACACACTGCTATACACAATATTCACTGATAAACTGATTTCTCATAGATGCCAATTCCCAGAGCATCTCACATTAGATAAAAGAATTACTGGGACAGTCAGGTCAATGAATCTCATTGACaacaaatgtgttttattagAAACCTGAACGAAGCCAAAAAGCTATCACGTACATTTTACGTTATCGCGTAAGATAATAGTTGGCATCACTAGTATTGAGAAATTtctaaatatcaatgaaaatCAGGTCGTATTTATTGAGTATTTCATCTCATCTGCATATATTTCTGACAAAGGTAGAGTCATGCAATAACACCGTTCATAGGAATGACTGGTTtctataggtattatttaaatagttcatgttaatatataaagataattcacttaaagttaatttataagaaaGCCTCGAAGGgtattattgtttgtaaaaagAAGTCTTAATAACAGTTAGGGAAAATTATAATAGGTGGCGCCACTGGCTATGTTTAACGGCAGTTCGTGCTTTAGCTTTGCTAGTAGTTGTTCTAAATCTCAAAGGGTTCTATTATCCTGAAAAAAAGCAAAGTTTATTGTATATAGAGACTTTAAAGACTTATTATACTAagtgcaaataataataaaaaaaaactatcgttTAAAGGGTGGGTGCGAAGGGCAAGACGCAGAGGAAAATGGTATAAACAAAGGGAAACTTTGGGTTATTcaagattataattatgatgagtactaataataaaaacgtcATATCGTCTCATTCGGCGAAGAACTGATAAATAGAGTTGTCGattaatgcatttttttgtacttgttGGTTTGTGGGACGTCGTTAAATTAATATATCACTACTAATGTTTCACAGAGTAAGATGGTTTACTGTCATTTACTAAGTACTTAATGTTATTGATTAGGcaacgaaaaacaaataaatactgcTCGGTCCAAAACTACGCAAGTACTTTGTAATAATGTGCAGCTGCATCGAGTTCTGGCACCGGCAGTAATCAGTAATAACTTATACCTAATTGTCTAtagttttgtgtttatattaatattggtATCGagccattattaaataaaatatattaaataaaacaattcatttgTAGCAAATGACTATTACACGTGTAGGTTTTGAAATTCATTCACACTTTTGTCTTTCAGTACTACAAAGGTCGAGGTTTTTAAGGATTCAACTCCCAAAAGGTGAAAAACGGGACCCTATTTCCGATGCTCCTCTGTCTGACCAtccgtcactaggctgtatctcctAATAGATAGCAGAAAGTAGAGATATATCTCTCAACCGTAATAGATGGACAATTGTAATTTTCACCGATCTAGTTACAGTATTTGCAGTCACATAGCTGATGGGTTGAGGGCATACAAAAATTTCTCACTcaactgatttgtttttattagtctATTTGTACCGAGTCCTAAGTATAACTTGCTCTTGACTGATTTTCTTGAGTGAGGACCGTATATACTGCATAATTTAATCGGGAATCGCCTTTGTTTGGTTAACATTAAAATCCCAGGACCTATTCTCTGAAACAAGgctctttgatttttttatgcatGCCATTTATATACGAAAGTTATATAAAATCACACTACAGCAAATAGGTGCGTTAAAGAACGCGGATGAAACCACGGGAATCCTCTAGACTCGTTCACTCCTTTATTTATCTATTCTAtccatcatttaatttatttatctaattatcAAACACAACATGCGTTGCAACAATGCAAAAATACGTGTTACTGGCTGACATCCAATGTTATAATAACTCATAGTCACGACGATGATTAAATATCTTCAGCTATTCACTGTACACAATTCCTCAGAAAAACCTTTACCTCATTTATTGAGATGTCAAAGtaaaccattaaaattaatagtgttGTTCTCTGGAAAGATTTCAAAAAGTTTCTatcaaaaataactatttttatattaacttgtGTTCAGGTCATCGCACTCTGTATCCACAAAATTCTCTTTTACGTCAAAATGTAACTggaaaaatttcaattttttaccAGATTGAATAGCTACAAAAAGTTATGACTTTATACGAATATTGTTATATGTATATGAATTTATGAGctattgattattattttggGTCATTTTTGTAGAGATCACCTATAATCGGAATGGTTATAAAGCCTGATCAATGAAGGTAATGATTATTTTTCAATCTCGCTTGGCCTGGTGAATATTCATGACAAAAGTACTAGCTATTGAGAAAGTGCTGCCTTTAAATTTGTAGTCCTCTCCCTTAGGACTTGGGCTCGTTTATTGACAGGTATCATCCTAGCCTAGCCTccttccaactatgttggggtcggcttccagtctaaccggattcagctaagtaccactgttttacaaggagcgattgcctatctgatctcctcgaCCGTCGTTTGTTGACATGTATATACTTACTTAATCAAAGATTTTTTATCCACCCTAACATTCTGCTTGAAAGTTTGTACTCATGGCCTATTAGATAGGTACATACAATATATAGGGTATAGTTTTGTAAGTGCAGCTCTTGCTAATTCCTTCACTCATGTTGGGTTTCACAGCGGCTTAACAAgtgttttactataaaatactaattaaattcatCAAAAGTATAAAGCCGTCTTGtaatatttaccttttattattcttgtaaaTATTGTGTTGCAAATGAATCAAAAACTTGTAGAGttctgaattttattataaaaggatataataaaatggaaataaataacttatatctagGCACTTATGTACAAAATCCTTTTGGCGCTACATGGAGTGTAACATCAGCTGAAGGTATGCATTAAACATTGCAGGTTACTAACGTGTTACATTACAGCAAGTAAAATTCCATCTCACGCTTGACTAGATATTCATAAGGCTCACAGTCTCAGATTAGCGTCCATACATCTCAGTTTTGTACAAATatcttatataataatatcactgGATGGCTGTTGCTCACTTGCCGAGCAGGATCTTGCGACCAGCGCCCATGTTCTGTCCGGCCTGGGTGGCGCCCTTGTTGGAGCCAGCCTGGAGACCGATCACAGTCTTGCCGGCGTTCAGGACCTCCTCAGAGAAGTCACGCTTGCATTCCTCAGCGGGCTTGGGTCCGAGGTAGGGGCCGCTCCATTCGGCGTGCCTGTAGGTCTGCAAAAAGATTGGTTTAATTAATACCaggcaaataaaaaatgtaagggTTTTTTAGTATATATTGGGTGAGTGGGATCAATATCAAAGTGAAGTTCAATATGCTTTCGGAAGCCACCTGTGAACGATCAAGTTTCGAATATTTCCCCGTCGGCCTCAACTAAATGAAACGACCTTGGATATTTATGAAAACTGAGGTAATGTTGCAAGATGCTCGTAAAATTCGGTTAGAGTTGGCGAAGCGCCAACTCCTTAAATTCTGTACGTATCTTAAATCAAACAATCTGTGAACACATTATTTAATTCGTAACCTGGCGTCTTCAGAACTCTGTTTAGTCGAGGTAACTTGTTTACAATAGCGTGTGTAAAGATAGGTGGAAGTATGCGTTATTGTGAAGTTAAATTGGGCGCAATAAAAATCTCAGTGTTTACAAGACTATAAAATACATTGCGTAATATCTTGAGCTATATTTCGAAGCTCGTAAATATTAGTGGTATGTAGTGAAGTATTTGAGAGGTTAAACTCAATTACTAGTTGTAATGTATGGTCGTTATGACTGGTGTGATATTTATGAGGGTAATAAGGGAGAGATTGCTCACCTCACGGCCGAGGGCGAACAGTGTGTTGGTGACCTGGGCGATGTCCTTCTTTTCCCACAGGTCGACGGTCTGGAACACGTCGATGTCGGGGACACCGTAGTTCTTAATGGCAGCCTGGAAgctgtaaaacaaaatacttttgtaagagcatattcataaaaaaataacactttctTCCAAGATAATATCAGTCGGAATGTAACAAATAATGTAACGCAGCAAATAACAAAGTCTGCGTCTGGCAAATGAACGAATCTCTAATGTTGCGCAAacgcaataataaaataacactgcATATAACATCGGATTGTGATCTCGACACGATTTCCAGAAACTTTTCATTGGTCTCTACTAAAACTGCactgttttcaaatattatgtcACTAATACTTTTCATGTGTTATTTTAGACTGCTTATGAGGAAAATGCTGACTTTAATGAACAGTTTGAATATTTCTATGGAGTTTCGTATTTTTTTGGACTTACTTGGTGATGTTCTCCATCATCTTGAACTGTCCACCGGAGGTGTTGATCTTGTTGACGGAGCCAGGTTTGATCTTGTTGATGAGCTGGCAAAGGACGGTTCCGTCCTTGATGACATCCTCGAAGGCCTCACCAGGGGGGAACTTGGCGCCAAGGATGGCCTCAATCCATTCCTGGGCCTCCTTCTCCTGCTCGGGGCTACGCTTGGAGGCCAACTGGAAATGTGTAACGctcgtaaataaaatgatttataaaggacgctttaaaataatatttcgatatttttaattcgtGAGAaggtttcagttttttttaataaatctctaccgtttaaaaatctttaacatatttaatgaaTATCTTAAGCAATTCTATAAACAATGAATTATGGGATTAAATAGGGGATGTTTTTACGAGTGCATtaactatatattttaaaattcaatttatgcGTGTATAAAATGTGTGATATGTTCTAACCTTGGCGCGGACTTGACGTTCCAGAGAcatgttgtgtgtgtgtgtttggcTGCAGAGCTGTGGAGTTAGTGCGCTGTACAAAGCACCGCTAGACTGAACTCCTGAAAGCTGAGTCCACGTATTTATAGGCAGGCTGCCGCCCTTCTGGAAAGACGCTACACAACGCAACTCGCCACCCGATGACCAACCGACACAAAATAGCCAGCTGACTCAACAACCTTTGTTTAAAGTTAtcggaaatatttaataaatattattaatattttattttaaactttcgaGCTTTTAGTTTACATTTcagtcttaatttatttatttatacgtacTTAAGCTACTTCACACtggatgaattttaaaattaataaataaataccctTTCATGGAAAACAATGCATTTGAAGTAAAACTCCATCTCCTATTATGAAActcgtattaaaatatattgtaaaaaataaacgggtttagaatttattttgcgTGAGTAGCATCAAAGACAAAGAATGCCTATAATTATAACTACGCTAAGGACAAGTTTAGGCCTTTAGACAAATATCGTGACGGTATTAGTATGGATAGATataagacaatttaaaatagttatatattaactagtatatgtattttaactaGTATGTAGATTTCAGGTCCTTTGTTTCAAACAAGAAAT includes these proteins:
- the LOC113508372 gene encoding muscle-specific protein 20; the protein is MSLERQVRAKLASKRSPEQEKEAQEWIEAILGAKFPPGEAFEDVIKDGTVLCQLINKIKPGSVNKINTSGGQFKMMENITNFQAAIKNYGVPDIDVFQTVDLWEKKDIAQVTNTLFALGRETYRHAEWSGPYLGPKPAEECKRDFSEEVLNAGKTVIGLQAGSNKGATQAGQNMGAGRKILLGK